A genomic window from Plutella xylostella chromosome 23, ilPluXylo3.1, whole genome shotgun sequence includes:
- the LOC105386846 gene encoding uncharacterized protein K02A2.6-like codes for MLDAGVIEPVDCSDWATPLVIASKADGGIRICADFKVTLNQVLSVDKYPLPRIDDLLSNLSGSTCYSKLDLSQAYNQIGLDDSKRYTVINTHRGLFMYNRLVYGLSSSPGIFQRIMSNLLREIPNVIVFMDDILLYGKTMDDHLQALHRVLQKLQENGLKIKLSKCTFFAKEVKYLGYVIDKNGIRVDEDKIKPILNMTEPRTVSELRSFLGMVNFYGKFIRNLSTHVAPLNDLLKKNNKWSWGNKEKRAFETVKQMLLSCDVLAHYDSARPLVVTCDASAHGLGAVLTQPDAAGAERPVAYASRALTQPERNYSQIHKEALAIIYAVKKFHQYLFGREFLLRTDHKPLLSIFNPEAAIPSMTTSRMQRWALTLSAYNFKIEYISTDKNIADALSRMIAGYRADRVDDHVDVPEQTYLHFATEALLLDSNVIKQETNRDPLLGRVLSYIKQGWPREVEIRELKPYFNRKSELYIELGCIMWGPRVVIPNTCRERVLKELHDSHMGMVKTKSLARSYVWWPGLDEAIQQTCAACEVCAEVASMPPRHAPRAWPWPDRPWTRLHVDFLGPIAGATYMVLVDSCSKWIEIVRMNGTNASNVINKLREIWARFGIPKQLVSDNGPPFSSIEFESFLRNNGIEHIFSSPYHPSSNGAAESAVKICKQIIKKAIVEKKDINVALCRFLLMYRNTEHSATGESPAQLLLGRSVRTRLDRVLPDRAAAAHARQERQLQARLLPQGARALAQGDPVWYRTYGSAQKWAKGKVIGPLGETDYEVESSDGGRIHRHIDQIRKRLESSSKNCKQNHQCNLENPLVYYPSILTSDDNPIVCSEGASSGSAAEVTAGPAELPATPQRGTPPPAVAPAEPPPADPEPGPSTGLRRYPRRDRKPATRYGLEID; via the coding sequence ATGCTGGACGCCGGCGTCATCGAGCCCGTCGACTGCTCCGACTGGGCTACACCACTGGTAATCGCAAGTAAGGCCGATGGAGGTATACGAATATGTGCTGATTTCAAGGTTACATTGAATCAGGTGTTGTCAGTAGACAAATATCCATTGCCTAGGATAGATGATCTACTATCTAACTTAAGTGGTTCTACATGTTATAGCAAGCTAGATTTATCACAGGCCTATAATCAGATTGGGTTAGATGATTCTAAACGATACACAGTAATTAACACACACAGAGGTCTGTTTATGTATAATAGGCTTGTATATGGTCTGTCATCGAGTCCAGGCATATTTCAGAGAATAATGTCAAATTTACTTCGTGAAATACCAAATGTTATCGTTTTTATGGACGAtattttgctgtacggaaaaacAATGGACGACCATTTACAAGCTTTACACAGGGTGCTTCAGAAGCTTCAAGAAAATGGgttgaaaataaaactaagtaaaTGTACCTTCTTTGCTAAAGAAGTGAAATACTTAGGGTATGTAATTGATAAGAATGGAATAAGGGTGGATGAGGATAAAATTAAACCAATACTCAACATGACGGAACCAAGGACAGTATCCGAATTAAGATCTTTTCTTGGAATGGTAAATTTTTACGGGAAGTTTATTAGAAATCTGAGCACTCATGTAGCTCCATTAAATGATCtactaaagaaaaataataagtggTCATGGGGGAATAAGGAGAAGCGAGCATTTGAAACTGTTAAACAGATGTTATTGAGTTGCGATGTACTGGCGCACTACGACAGCGCGCGCCCCCTGGTGGTGACGTGCGACGCGAGTGCGCACGGGCTGGGCGCCGTGCTCACGCAGCCCGACGCGGCCGGCGCCGAGCGCCCCGTGGCCTACGCGTCCCGCGCTCTCACGCAGCCCGAGCGCAACTACTCACAAATACATAAGGAGGCGCTGGCGATTATTTATGCggtgaaaaagtttcaccaGTATCTTTTTGGTCGAGAATTTTTACTGAGGACGGATCATAAACCTCTTTTAAGCATTTTTAACCCGGAGGCGGCTATCCCAAGTATGACGACAAGTCGCATGCAGCGGTGGGCTTTGACTTTGTCagcatataattttaaaattgaatacATTAGTACAGACAAGAACATTGCAGACGCGCTGTCGAGGATGATCGCGGGGTACCGGGCGGACCGAGTGGACGATCACGTCGATGTTCCCGAACAGACATACTTACATTTCGCAACAGAAGCGCTTCTACTAGATAGCAATGTTATAAAACAAGAAACAAACCGTGATCCATTACTCGGTCGAGTTTTAAGTTATATTAAACAGGGATGGCCGAGGGAGGTGGAAATTAGAGAGCTAAAACCATATTTTAACAGGAAAtctgaattatatattgagtTAGGATGTATTATGTGGGGACCAAGAGTCGTAATACCTAATACATGTAGGGAGAGAGTGTTGAAAGAACTTCACGATTCACACATGGGTAtggttaaaacaaaaagtctAGCTCGTAGCTATGTGTGGTGGCCGGGTCTGGATGAGGCTATCCAGCAGACGTGTGCGGCGTGCGAGGTGTGCGCCGAGGTGGCCAGCATGCCGCCGCGCCACGCGCCGCGCGCCTGGCCCTGGCCGGACCGCCCGTGGACGCGCCTGCACGTCGACTTCCTAGGGCCCATAGCGGGAGCTACGTACATGGTGCTTGTTGACTCCTGTTCTAAGTGGATCGAGATAGTGAGGATGAATGGTACTAATGCATCGAATGtcattaataaattaagaGAAATCTGGGCCAGATTTGGAATTCCTAAACAATTGGTAAGTGACAATGGCCCGCCGTTTTCTAGCATTGAATTCGAAtcatttttgagaaataatGGCATTGAGCATATATTTTCATCTCCGTACCATCCATCTTCAAATGGTGCCGCCGAAAGTGCCGTTAAGatttgtaaacaaataataaagaaagCAATAGTAGAAAAGAAAGACATAAATGTGGCCTTGTGTAGGTTTCTTCTCATGTATAGAAATACGGAACATAGTGCGACCGGGGAGAGTCCAGCACAGCTGTTGCTGGGGCGCAGTGTGCGCACGCGACTGGACCGCGTGTTGCCGGACCGGGCGGCCGCGGCCCACGCGCGCCAGGAGCGCCAGCTGCAGGCCCGGCTGCTGCCGCAGGGCGCCCGCGCGCTCGCCCAAGGGGACCCTGTCTGGTATCGTACCTACGGATCTGCACAGAAATGGGCTAAGGGTAAAGTGATAGGTCCGCTAGGGGAGACTGATTACGAAGTTGAATCATCTGACGGTGGTAGGATACATCGGCATATAGACCAGATTAGGAAACGATTAGAAAGTAGTAGTAAAAACTGTAAGCAAAATCACCAATGTAACCTTGAAAATCCGTTAGTATACTATCCATCCATACTTACCAGTGATGATAATCCGATTGTGTGCTCGGAAGGAGCGTCGAGTGGCTCGGCGGCGGAGGTGACTGCGGGTCCCGCCGAGCTCCCCGCGACCCCGCAGCGGGGGACACCCCCGCCGGCTGTGGCGCCGGCGGAGCCGCCCCCAGCGGATCCGGAGCCTGGCCCTTCCACGGGGCTGAGACGTTATCCAAGACGTGATCGAAAACCAGCCACCCGTTACGGTTTAGAAAtagattaa
- the LOC119692483 gene encoding homeobox protein SIX6 codes for MRGSWDESTTAALHARILEAQRAAGPAGERAAAAEPGACGAEPAPPLGLGALELAAPTPLLPLPTLSFSAAQVATVCETLEESGDVERLARFLWSLPVAHPNVAELERCEAVLRARAVVAFHAGRHRELYSILERHRFQRSSHAKLQALWLEAHYQEAERLRGRPLGPVDKYRVRKKFPLPRTIWDGEQKTHCFKERTRSLLREWYLQDPYPNPTKKRELAAATGLTPTQVGNWFKNRRQRDRAAAAKNRSALLGRGFASSSTYDEDSADSEINVDEE; via the coding sequence ATGCGGGGCTCCTGGGACGAGTCGACGACGGCGGCGCTGCACGCGCGCATACTGGAGGCGCAGCGCGCGGCGGGCCCGGCGGGcgagcgcgcggcggcggccgagCCGGGCGCGTGCGGGGCcgagcccgcgccgccgctggGCCTGGGCGCGCTGGAGCTGGCCGCGCCCACGCCGTTGCTGCCGCTGCCGACCCTGTCCTTCAGCGCGGCGCAAGTCGCCACCGTGTGTGAAACCTTAGAAGAAAGTGGTGATGTGGAACGATTGGCGCGATTTCTATGGTCTTTGCCGGTCGCTCATCCTAACGTTGCCGAGTTGGAGCGATGTGAAGCTGTTTTGAGGGCGAGAGCCGTGGTCGCCTTCCACGCGGGCAGACACCGAGAGTTATACTCCATACTAGAACGACATCGGTTTCAGAGATCGAGCCACGCCAAGTTACAGGCGCTGTGGCTCGAGGCTCACTATCAGGAGGCGGAGAGACTGCGCGGCCGCCCGCTGGGGCCGGTCGACAAGTACCGAGTGCGGAAGAAGTTCCCTCTACCTCGGACTATTTGGGACGGAGAACAAAAGACGCACTGCTTCAAGGAGCGCACGCGGTCGCTGCTGCGGGAGTGGTACCTGCAGGACCCGTACCCGAACCCGACGAAGAAGCGCGAgctggcggcggcgacggGGCTGACGCCGACGCAGGTGGGCAACTGGTTCAAGAACCGGCGGCAGCGGGACCGCGCGGCGGCCGCCAAGAACCGCTCGGCGCTGCTGGGCCGCGGGTTCGCCTCCTCGTCCACCTACGACGAGGACTCCGCCGACTCCGAGATTAACGTGGACGAGGAGTag